The Coffea arabica cultivar ET-39 chromosome 9e, Coffea Arabica ET-39 HiFi, whole genome shotgun sequence genome has a window encoding:
- the LOC113709896 gene encoding caffeoylshikimate esterase-like yields MSYTSSKAKRTRKSMASSHPIHQANENSPYGDLTREEFYKKHQILHKESFMLNKKSMKIFTQSWQPDSTARLKGLVGMVHGYSSESSWLFELNAVAIAKAGYFVCALDLEGHGYSEGLPGQISNFQFLVSDCILFFNSARAEHPKLPAFLYGESMGGAIAILIGLGQRNEWNGIVLSGPMCGVSNKFKPLWPLEKLLPVAAFIAPSWRITFMKPPARGSYKEAWKKQLVAKSPNRPSSGRPPAITAQELMKTCSYIQRKCHELEVPLLILHGEDDRICDPEAAKFVFESAASKDKTLKIFPGMRHQLIGEPNESVELIFGIVISWIEVRADLVHVN; encoded by the coding sequence ATGAGCTATACATCCAGCAAAGCCAAAAGGACACGAAAAAGTATGGCTTCTTCCCATCCCATTCACCAAGCTAATGAAAACAGCCCCTATGGAGATCTTACAAGAGAGGAATTCTACAAGAAACATCAAATACTTCATAAAGAAAGCTTCATGCTGAACAAGAAAAGCATGAAGATTTTCACTCAATCATGGCAGCCAGATTCCACAGCTAGGCTAAAAGGGTTAGTGGGAATGGTTCATGGCTATTCTTCAGAAAGCAGCTGGCTGTTTGAACTAAACGCAGTAGCCATAGCCAAAGCTGGATACTTCGTTTGTGCTCTTGACCTTGAGGGCCATGGATACTCCGAAGGCTTACCTGGTCAAATCTCCAACTTTCAGTTTCTTGTCTCTGACTGCATCCTCTTCTTCAATTCAGCAAGAGCTGAGCATCCAAAATTGCCAGCTTTTCTATATGGAGAATCAATGGGAGGTGCAATTGCCATCCTCATTGGCTTGGGGCAaagaaatgaatggaatggTATAGTTTTGAGCGGTCCTATGTGTGGAGTTTCGAATAAGTTCAAACcattatggccattggagaaaCTTCTCCCAGTGGCTGCTTTTATTGCACCTTCTTGGAGGATAACTTTCATGAAACCTCCAGCAAGAGGGTCTTACAAGGAGGCCTGGAAGAAGCAGCTGGTGGCCAAAAGTCCAAACCGGCCGAGCTCGGGAAGACCACCGGCTATTACTGCTCAAGAGCTGATGAAAACTTGCAGTTATATTCAGAGGAAATGCCACGAATTGGAGGTTCCTTTGCTAATTTTGCATGGGGAAGATGACAGGATTTGTGACCCTGAGGCTGCTAAATTTGTGTTTGAGTCAGCAGCTAGCAAGGATAAGACTTTGAAGATTTTTCCTGGAATGCGGCATCAGTTAATTGGAGAACCAAATGAAAGTGTTGAGCTTATTTTTGGTATAGTAATTTCTTGGATTGAAGTGAGAGCTGATTTGGTTCACGTAAATTAG
- the LOC113710295 gene encoding WPP domain-associated protein: MESQELMEGERVEEGNVSGLDGDEGEQAGLGENVGENLEDELLVDLDTYLDDIDDRLMISRMVSDSVIKGMVNAVEQEAAEKIAAKELKVANMEEILKFHNVDFDAIESFGPSMIEDQLESIRSGRGVTFEEACSVHDKMGESLKGLSSIVREQFKNLEKGIVGAGGCSSIKSINSGSELVGLGGILWEKESESWVDVDRMLDTLTMTLENICYQAYDMLRLSKSTLSQWHWERDLQEELENMVMHSSIQTIQEEFEQKLWSESALLSGSQSVDWIEKFSQISDVRKELAAMLKSLSHSETEQLSSHGSHDADHFHRRALSNHINSSSSLWDGNGKLEGSTTDVPENYEAVQLKHLNKEELVAHFNNIITKLRRDHESTVHQLTEDYYSLKREYLKLEGSTTDVPENYEAVQLKHLNKEELVAHFNNIITKLRRDHESTVHQLTEDYYSLKREYLKERGSCLPHKKDKEFDLLRKRIPAVILKLDDILEENEKPPASNSNTGSFHDLKDRPLGLLSGNHQLKDSLRDRKNEVKLLSSQVADAAEKRLEHSIVEANSALEDAHIEAAVIEDIYKCVVSEIARCMKCATEESDLKYLITQQVYDIVLKGVVAKAEVAPTFEFEDSELESLIAQGIFDVLLRESLKNAVEELNTWYGKYLTESQSLRSLEVKAVEKDNQLKSEAEHHERLKQELAVSVQEKEKFAMDISKERERFELATLELRTDASQQKLLVSQRTNELELVRDQLAEASSQIEADKVKIQILNKKLKEAYQDLEEADNQRKMELALNQAKHASFLLMKSKEREQMEAVIVDVQGLLKMLADFECKVTGKMKANSLRVEDSSSQLNSLVKKANSLKRTGRMYQQRLERKRAHLQKAEAEVDLLGDKVDKFHNLLEKIYIALDHYSPVLRHYPGVMETLKLIRRELTGESMKQRQFSPC, encoded by the exons ATGGAGAGTCAAGAGTTGATGGAGGGTGAGAGAGTGGAAGAAGGGAATGTGAGTGGATTGGATGGGGATGAGGGGGAGCAAGCGGGGCTTGGTGAAAATGTAGGGGAGAATTTGGAGGATGAGCTGTTGGTGGATTTGGATACTTATTTGGATGATATCGATGACCGACTGATGATTTCACGGATGGTTAGTGACTCTGTTATTAAGGGAATGGTGAATGCGGTGGAGCAAGAGGCAGCTGAGAAAATTGCGGCAAAAGAACTCAAGGTGGCCAACATGGAGGAGATTTTGAAATTTCATAATGTGGATTTTGACGCTATTGAGTCTTTTGGGCCATCCATGATAGAGGATCAGCTGGAAAGTATTCGTAGTGGGAGGGGTGTGACTTTTGAGGAGGCTTGCTCAGTGCATGATAAGATGGGGGAGTCCTTGAAAGGCCTAAGTAGTATAGTAAGAGAGCAATTTAAGAACCTTGAGAAGGGAATTGTTGGTGCTGGAGGCTGTAGTTCAATTAAGAGCATTAATTCTGGTTCAGAGTTGGTAGGACTAGGTGGTATTCTGTGGGAGAAGGAATCTGAAAGCTGGGTTGATGTAGATAGGATGTTAGACACTTTGACGATGACACTAGAAAACATCTGTTATCAGGCATATGACATGTTAAGGTTGTCCAAGTCAACACTTAGTCAGTGGCATTGGGAGAGAGACTTGCAAGAAGAACTTGAGAATATGGTCATGCACAGTTCAATTCAGACTATTCAGGAAGAGTTTGAGCAAAAACTCTGGAGTGAAAGTGCTCTGTTAAGTGGCAGTCAAAGTGTTGATTGGATCGAAAAGTTCAGTCAAATTTCTGATGTACGCAAGGAGCTAGCTGCCATGTTAAAGTCATTGTCCCATTCAGAAACAGAGCAACTATCATCCCATGGATCTCATGATGCAGATCATTTCCACCGCAGGGCCTTGAGCAACCACATTAATTCCTCATCATCTCTTTGGGATGGAAATGGAAAGTTAGAGGGTTCTACAACAGATGTGCCCGAGAACTATGAAGCAGTTCAACTGAAACACCTGAACAAGGAAGAACTGGTGGCTCATTTCAATAACATCATAACAAAGTTGAGGAGAGACCATGAATCAACTGTGCATCAGCTGACTGAGGATTATTATAGTCTAAAAAGGGAATACCTTAAGTTAGAGGGTTCTACAACAGATGTGCCCGAGAACTATGAAGCAGTTCAACTGAAACACCTGAACAAGGAAGAACTGGTGGCTCATTTCAATAACATCATAACAAAGTTGAGGAGAGACCATGAATCAACTGTGCATCAGCTGACTGAGGATTATTATAGTCTAAAAAGGGAATACCTTAAAGAAAGGGGTTCCTGTTTGCCACACAAGAAGGATAAGGAATTTGATCTATTAAGGAAAAGGATCCCAGCAGTTATTCTGAAATTGGATGACATCCTTGAGGAAAATGAAAAACCACCTGCATCTAATAGTAATACTGGAAGTTTCCATGATTTAAAAGACAGACCTCTTGGCCTGCTCTCTGGAAATCATCAACTAAAAGACTCACTTAGAGACAGGAAAAATGAGGTGAAGCTTCTGTCATCCCAAGTTGCTGATGCTGCTGAAAAAAGGTTGGAGCATTCAATAGTTGAGGCCAACTCTGCTTTGGAAGATGCACATATAGAAGCTGCAGTTATTGAAGATATATATAAATGTGTTGTAAGTGAGATAGCAAGATGCATGAAATGTGCAACTGAAGAATCAGACCTGAAGTATTTAATAACGCAGCAGGTTTATGATATTGTTTTGAAGGGAGTTGTTGCCAAAGCTGAAGTTGCACCAACATTTGAATTTGAAGATTCTGAATTAGAGTCATTAATTGCACAAGGAATCTTTGATGTATTACTTAGAGAATCTCTTAAGAATGCTGTTGAAGAACTCAATACATGGTATGGGAAATATTTGACAGAAAGTCAAAGTCTAAGATCTCTTGAGGTGAAGGCTGTGGAAAAAGATAATCAATTGAAATCAGAGGCTGAACATCACGAAAGACTGAAGCAAGAATTAGCAGTGTCAGTGCAAGAGAAAGAGAAGTTTGCAATGGACATTTCAAAAGAGAGAGAGCGGTTTGAGTTAGCTACTCTAGAGCTTAGAACAGATGCAAGTCAGCAGAAACTACTAGTTTCTCAGAGAACTAATGAATTGGAATTGGTAAGGGACCAATTGGCAGAAGCATCATCACAAATTGAAGCAGATAAAGTGAAAATCCAGATATTGAATAAAAAACTCAAAGAAGCATATCAGGATTTAGAGGAGGCTGACaaccaaagaaagatggaactTGCTCTAAACCAAGCAAAGCATGCAAGTTTCTTACTGATGAAATCTAAAGAAAGGGAACAGATGGAAGCGGTAATTGTTGATGTCCAAGGGCTGTTGAAGATGCTTGCTGATTTTGAATGCAAAGTAACAGGGAAAATGAAAGCAAATAGCCTGAG GGTCGAAGATTCATCTTCTCAATTGAATTCTCTGGTCAAGAAAGCTAACTCGCTTAAAAGGACAGGGCGCATGTATCAGCAGAGGCTTGAGAGGAAACGTGCACATCTTCAAAAGGCTGAGGCTGAG GTTGATCTTTTGGGTGATAAGGTGGATAAGTTTCACAACTTGCTTGAGAAGATATACATAGCCCTAGATCACTACTCTCCAGTTTTACGACATTATCCCGGG GTTATGGAGACCCTTAAACTCATTAGACGAGAATTAACTGGAGAATCGATGAAGCAACGACAATTTTCCCCATGCTAA